The Pseudomonadota bacterium genome includes the window AGCCCGTTGCAGACGATATCCTGCGCGCTGCGTGGGAACTTGCCAAGCAAGGACCGACCAGCGCCAATTGTTCGCCCGGGCGGGTTGTATTTGTCGTCTCCCAAGATGCCAAGGCGCGTTTGTTGCCGCATTTGGACGAAGGCAATCTTCGTCAGACCAAGGACGCGCCTGTCACGGCCATCATCGCCCACGATTTGGAGTTCTATGAATATCTGCCGCGGCTGTGGCCGCGCGACGACGCGCGATCCTGGTTTGCCGGCCGCGAGGCGGCAATCAAGGCGACCGCGTTGCGCAACGGCAGTCTGCAGGGCGCTTACCTGATGATGGCGTTGCGCGCGTTGGGGTTGGATTGCGGTCCGATGTCCGGGTTCAGCGCCAAAGGGGTCAACGAAACGTTCTTCGCCGATACGACATGGCGCGCGAACTTCCTGTGCAACATCGGCTATGGCGACAGCGACCGATTGCATCCGCGCGACGACCGTCTGGCGTTTGACGAGGCTTGTCGGATCGTGTGATTGGCCAGGTCGGCCCCCACTAACCCATCATGGCGGTGCCGGCGGCGCGATCACTCAAGACCGGATAGTCGCGGGGACGGAACAGCTGATAGTGCCACCATTCGCGTACATACCAATCCCAACCCGCGGCGGTCATGAGTCCCAGCAGCAGCAGACGATTGCGCCGCGCGGCCGACGCCAAACCCGGCGCGTCGTGGTGACCGTTTGGGGTCAGGTCGTCGACCGGGCCTCCCATGTCGAGCTCGTTGCCGTCGCCATCGACCAAGGTCAGGTCGATGGCGACGCCGCGGCTATGCGGCGAGCCGCGACGCGGGTCAGCGACATAGTCGGGGTCCGGCGTGTGATGCCACAACGCCCACTGGGCTTCGCTCGGTCTGAAGGCGTCGTAGATTTTCAGGCGCAGGCCCTGCTCCTCAGCCAGCACGATGGCGCGCGCCAGAGCGGCAGCCGCGTCGCTGTGAAGCCAGCATCGCGCGTTGCGGTAGACCGGCTGGCCCATGAAGTTGTCGGCGCCGGCATAGGCAAGGGCGATGTCGACATCGAAGGCGGGGTGAGCGATTTCGACCAGCATGGTGCTTACTGTGTGTGGAGGACCCTGTTGCCCGACATTATCACGGCCGGAAGCCCTGGGCCATGAACGTGCTGGGTTTCGACACGACGACCGATGCCTGTTCGGCGGCGGTCTGGTGCGGTGACGGCCTTGCCGCCCACCGGTTCGAGACCCTGCGGCGCGGCCATGTCGAGCGCCTGGTGCCCATGGTGACCGACGCCATGGCCGAAGCCGGTCTCGACTTTGATGCGCTTGACCTGATTGCCGTGACGACAGGGCCGGGAACGTTTACCGGCATCAGAATTGGCCTGGCCGCCGCGCGCGGCTTCGGCTTGGCGGCATCAGTGCCGGTCGCTGGCATGACCAGTCTTGAGGTCCTGGCGGCGGCGCAAAGGTCCGGCGATCAAGACCGCGGCATTATCGCGGCCATCGATGCTCGGCGCGGCCAGATCTATCGCCAAGTCTTCGATGTGGCGATGGTGCCGCTCGAAGCGCCTTGCGTGGTTGCCCAGGACGCCGCGCTACCCTGGTCCGGCCGGTGGCTCGCGGTTGGCAGCGGGGCGTTTGTCTACGCCGGCATGGCTGACGTCGAGGTGCGTGAGGACAGCCGGTTACCGGATGCGTCCGTGTTGGTCGAATTGGCCTATCGCCGCTTTGGCGTGCCGGGCGCAACAATGCCGACACACTATCCCGCGCCGCTTTATCTGCGCGCGCCCGACGCCGATCTGCCGGAAACGTCTGATGGCTGACGTCGTATGTGTTGACGACGACGCGGCCGAGACGCTGTCGCGCCTGCACTTCGCCTGCTTCGACGAAGGCTGGAATGCCGGGACCTTCGCCCGGTTAATGAGCCCGCAAGGCAGTTTTGCCTTGCTCGCCTATGATGGCGAAGGCGCGCAACGGCCATCGGCGGCGATCGGGTTTGCCCTTGTGCGCCACACCCGAGGCGAGAGCGAATTGCTGACGCTTGGGGTCGTGCCGGCATGCCGCGACATGGGTGTCGCCCGGCAATTGATGACGGCGCTGCTTGATCGCGTGGCTAAGGATGGCGCGATGACCATGGTTTTGGAGGTGGCGGAGGACAACCATGCCGCGCGGCACCTTTACGAGACCTTTGGGTTCGTCGCGGTCGGCCGCAGGGCCGGCTACTACCGGCGAGATGAGGAGGTGGCGGATGCGGTTACCATGCGTGCCGATCTGGCCGGTCCCAAGGACTAGTGTTCGGCTTGGCGGTTACTTTGGATCCGGCGCCTTGCGAATGCGTAAGCGGTGCACGCGGCTGCCGGCTTCTTCAGGCTCCAGACTCAAGACTTCATGCCCGTGTTCGCGTACCGAGCGAGGAACATTTTCGAGCGGTTCGCCGTCATTCAAGCGTACTTCCGCGATCGAACCGCCGGCCATCTTTTCAATCAAAATCTTTGTTTTGACGAAAGTCATCGGGCAGACGTCACTTGTTATGTCTAGAAAAACGTCGTAATACTCAGAAGAGCGCTTTTCATCGTTGCTTACGGAACTGACAGAATCGGACACGATAACCTCTCCGGAGTTATGAACAGCACCCATGACAACTAATGATATGACTGCCATGACCGATCAGCCGACTGCCAGCGAACTTCTGGCACTGACGACCGAAATTGTCGCCTCGCATGTGTCCAACAACGAGATTCGTGCTGACGAATTGCCCGACTTGATCCGCCAAGTCTACAGCTCTCTCGCCAGCGCTGGCCCGGGCGCCGGAAAGGTCGAAGCCGAATTGCCGCAACCGGCCGTGCCCATCAAGAAGTCCATCATGCCGGACTATATTGTGTGTCTGGAAGACGGAAAAAAGCTCAAGATGCTGAAGCGGCATCTAAAGACCCGGTACGATATGACGCCAGACGAGTACCGCGAGCGCTGGGGATTACCGTCCGACTATCCCATGGTTGCGCCCAACTACGCCGCACAGCGCAGCGAACTGGCGAAGAAAATCGGTCTTGGCACCAAAGGCGGACGGCGCAAGAAGCGTCGTTGACGCGTGACCGCCCGGGCTTTGCTGTTCGGGCCCCCAGGTTATAAACTCAGTCATAGGACGCCTGAAGGCGTCGCGATCGGGGTATATCGCCCCGGCATGAGGATTGGGGACCGATGGCGTCACGAATAGAGCGCGCATGTCTAGACAAGGGCCTGAAGATGACAGAGCAGCGCCGGGTTATCGCCCGCGTTCTGTCGTCTGCCGAGGATCACCCGGATGTCGAGGAAGTCTATCGGCGCGCGTCCGAGCAGGACGAACGCATTAGCTTGGCGACGGTTTACCGAACCCTGCGCTTGTTTGAAGATTCGGGCATCATCGACAGTCATGATTTCGGTGGCGGTCGGACACGCTATGAAGCCAGTTCCGAAGAACACCACGACCATCTGATCGATGTGCAGAGCGGTGACGTCATCGAGTTCTATGACAAGGAATTGGAAGCGCTTCAGGTGAAGATTGCCAAACGATTGGGCTATCGCCTGGTCGAGCACAAGATGGAGCTTTTTGGCGTGCCCTTGGAAAAAGCCGCCAAGGGTCACGAATAGGGTGGCGCGGCTGCGCGAAGCGCACCACGTTCACCGGCTATGGTTATGAATCAGGAACATCGCGCCGACGAGACAGGCCGTCTGGACGAAGGCATCCAGCTTGGACCGCTGGTCTTGCGCCTGGCGCGCGACGACGCCGAAGTCGAGGCCGCGCAAAGGCTGCGCTATCGCGTCTTCTACGAGGAAATGGCGGCCAAGCCGGTCGGCAGGATGGCGGCGGAACAGCGAGACTTCGACGACTTTGACGCCATTTGTGATCATCTTCTGGTGCTCGATCCGGAGCTGGGTCACGGTGCCGAGGCGGTTGTTGGCACCTATCGCCTGCTGAGACGTTCCGTCGCCGACCAGCACAGAGAATTCTATACAGCCAGCGAGTACGACATCAGCAACATACGGTCTGTGAAGGGCGAGCTGGTCGAGCTCGGCCGCAGCTGTGTCGACGCGCGCTACCGGTCCGGCGCGACGGTCCAGGCATTGCTGCGCGGGCTTGGCGCCTATGTCGACCAATACGACATTAAGATCATGTTCGGTTGCGCCAGCCTGCATGGCACCGATCCTGATGAACTCGCCATGCCGCTGTCATACTTGCATCATTACTTGCAGGCGCCGGACGAGCTGAAACCCCGGGCGCTTGACCATCTCTACGTCAACATGAACATCCTGCCCCAAGATCAGGTCGACCAGCGTCGCGGCGCGGTGACCTTGCCGCCGCTGATCAAAGGTTACGCGCGGGCAGGCTGCCTGTTCGGCGATGGCGCCGTCATCGATCGCCAGTTCAACACGACCGATGTCTGCGTCATGCTTGATGTGGCGACGGCGACGGCGCGATACCGGCAACGGTTTGGTCACGAAGATGGAAACGACGGCGAAGCGACTGGTTCTTGAGAAGTCCGACGCGCCGGTCGCGCTTGGCAGTTCTGCTGTCGTTGGCGTGGTGCGCATCGCGCTCTATATCGCGTGGACACTGCCGTGCATGCCGATCCAGGCCTTCTTTCTGATCACACGCCTTCCCGGTCGGGTCACGTTTCCGGTCTTCTACCACCGCATCTGTTGCCGCCTTCTGGGTCTGAAGATCGAGGTCCATGGGCGTGCGACACGCAAACGCCCGACCCTCTTCATCTGCAATCACACGTCCTACCTGGATATCGAAGTCCTGGGCTCGTTGATCGGCGGCAGTTTTGTCGCCAAGGCAGAGGTCGCAGGTTGGCCCCTCTTTGGCTGGCTCGCCAAACTACAACGGACCGTGTTCGTCGATCGGCGACGCGGTTCGGCCGGCGACCAGCGCGATCAGATTGCCGAACGGCTCGATGCCGGCGACCGCCTGATCTTGTTTCCGGAAGGGACCAGTGGCGACGGCAATCGTGTGCTGCCGTTCAAAAGTGCACTGTTCTCGGTCGCCGAGCGGCGCGTGAACAATGAACCGCTCGTCGTCCAGCCGGTCTCGGTATCCTACGCGCGGTTCTCGAACCTGCCCATGGATCGGGATTTAAGGCCCTATTTCGCCTGGTATGGCGATATGTATCTGGCCACTCATGTCTGGCGCATGGTCAAGCTGGGCGGTGCCACCGTGGTCGTGCAGTTTCACGACCCCCTGACCATCGAAGAGGCCGGCGGCACGCGCCGCAGCATGGCCGAACACACCCATCGAATCGTTGCCGATGGCGTCGCGCGCGCGATAACCGGGCGGCTGCCGCGTTCGGCGCGGGGCCGTTTGGCCCGCCTGCGCCAACGGCGTGCGCGGTGATGGCCCACGTTGACTCCGGGGCCTTGCCTCAGGCATGGTGGGTTTGATAAACGCGATAAAACCGATCGCTAAAGGATGCGCCGGGCGATTAAGCGCCGCGACAACCGATTGCCGAAAAAGCTCTTCATCAAGACCTATGGCTGCCAGATGAACGTGTACGACTCCGGTCGTATGACGGACGTTCTGACGCCTTTGGGCTATCAAACGACTGATTCGCCCGATGGCGCGGATCTGGTCATCTTGAACACGTGCCACATCCGCGAAAAAGCGGCCGAGAAGGTCTATTCAGAGCTCGGGCGGATCAAGCCGCTCAAGACCCGCCGTGAAGGCGAGGGCGGATCGATGATCGTCGCCGTCGCCGGCTGTGTCGCGCAGGCCGAGGGCGAGGAAATCATCCGCCGCGCGCCGGTGGTCGATCTTGTCGTCGGGCCCCAGACCTATCACCGCCTGCCGGAACTGATCGCGCGGGCGCATCGCGAGGCTGGTGGCGTTCTGGATACGGACTTTCCCGTCGAATCCAAGTTCGACCATCTGCCACGGCCCCAGGCTCATGGCGGCGTCAGCGCCTTCCTGTCGGTCCAAGAGGGCTGCGACAAGTTCTGCACGTTCTGTGTCGTACCCTATACACGGGGCGCGGAATTCTCCCGCCCGGTCGACCAAGTCGTCGCCGAGGCCAAACGGCTGGTTGGCGACGGCGTGCGCGAGATCAACCTTCTGGGACAGAACGTCAACGCCTATCACGGCGCCGGCCCGGATGGTCGCGATTGGGGTCTGGCGCGACTGATCCGC containing:
- the ddpX gene encoding D-alanyl-D-alanine dipeptidase; its protein translation is MLVEIAHPAFDVDIALAYAGADNFMGQPVYRNARCWLHSDAAAALARAIVLAEEQGLRLKIYDAFRPSEAQWALWHHTPDPDYVADPRRGSPHSRGVAIDLTLVDGDGNELDMGGPVDDLTPNGHHDAPGLASAARRNRLLLLGLMTAAGWDWYVREWWHYQLFRPRDYPVLSDRAAGTAMMG
- a CDS encoding GNAT family N-acyltransferase, whose product is MNQEHRADETGRLDEGIQLGPLVLRLARDDAEVEAAQRLRYRVFYEEMAAKPVGRMAAEQRDFDDFDAICDHLLVLDPELGHGAEAVVGTYRLLRRSVADQHREFYTASEYDISNIRSVKGELVELGRSCVDARYRSGATVQALLRGLGAYVDQYDIKIMFGCASLHGTDPDELAMPLSYLHHYLQAPDELKPRALDHLYVNMNILPQDQVDQRRGAVTLPPLIKGYARAGCLFGDGAVIDRQFNTTDVCVMLDVATATARYRQRFGHEDGNDGEATGS
- a CDS encoding GNAT family N-acetyltransferase, whose product is MADVVCVDDDAAETLSRLHFACFDEGWNAGTFARLMSPQGSFALLAYDGEGAQRPSAAIGFALVRHTRGESELLTLGVVPACRDMGVARQLMTALLDRVAKDGAMTMVLEVAEDNHAARHLYETFGFVAVGRRAGYYRRDEEVADAVTMRADLAGPKD
- a CDS encoding Fur family transcriptional regulator; the encoded protein is MASRIERACLDKGLKMTEQRRVIARVLSSAEDHPDVEEVYRRASEQDERISLATVYRTLRLFEDSGIIDSHDFGGGRTRYEASSEEHHDHLIDVQSGDVIEFYDKELEALQVKIAKRLGYRLVEHKMELFGVPLEKAAKGHE
- a CDS encoding MucR family transcriptional regulator; translated protein: MTDQPTASELLALTTEIVASHVSNNEIRADELPDLIRQVYSSLASAGPGAGKVEAELPQPAVPIKKSIMPDYIVCLEDGKKLKMLKRHLKTRYDMTPDEYRERWGLPSDYPMVAPNYAAQRSELAKKIGLGTKGGRRKKRR
- the miaB gene encoding tRNA (N6-isopentenyl adenosine(37)-C2)-methylthiotransferase MiaB, with protein sequence MRRAIKRRDNRLPKKLFIKTYGCQMNVYDSGRMTDVLTPLGYQTTDSPDGADLVILNTCHIREKAAEKVYSELGRIKPLKTRREGEGGSMIVAVAGCVAQAEGEEIIRRAPVVDLVVGPQTYHRLPELIARAHREAGGVLDTDFPVESKFDHLPRPQAHGGVSAFLSVQEGCDKFCTFCVVPYTRGAEFSRPVDQVVAEAKRLVGDGVREINLLGQNVNAYHGAGPDGRDWGLARLIRELAEIDGLERLRYTTSHPRDMDDDLIAAHGDVPQLMPYLHLPVQSGADRVLEAMNRRHSADDYRRLIDKIRRACPDLALSGDFIVGFPGESDADFADTIRLVSDVTYASAFSFKYSARPGTPAANAGAQVDEAVKVERLAALQQLLGAQQDAFNAATVGQTLPVLVERSGRKPGQMVGRSPYLQAVHLDGPETLMGTLVDVTVTEALANSLAGVAASPGALAASVPLRESA
- a CDS encoding malonic semialdehyde reductase, giving the protein MVRLSDDSLDTLFRQARTHRHWSDKPVADDILRAAWELAKQGPTSANCSPGRVVFVVSQDAKARLLPHLDEGNLRQTKDAPVTAIIAHDLEFYEYLPRLWPRDDARSWFAGREAAIKATALRNGSLQGAYLMMALRALGLDCGPMSGFSAKGVNETFFADTTWRANFLCNIGYGDSDRLHPRDDRLAFDEACRIV
- a CDS encoding lysophospholipid acyltransferase family protein, whose translation is METTAKRLVLEKSDAPVALGSSAVVGVVRIALYIAWTLPCMPIQAFFLITRLPGRVTFPVFYHRICCRLLGLKIEVHGRATRKRPTLFICNHTSYLDIEVLGSLIGGSFVAKAEVAGWPLFGWLAKLQRTVFVDRRRGSAGDQRDQIAERLDAGDRLILFPEGTSGDGNRVLPFKSALFSVAERRVNNEPLVVQPVSVSYARFSNLPMDRDLRPYFAWYGDMYLATHVWRMVKLGGATVVVQFHDPLTIEEAGGTRRSMAEHTHRIVADGVARAITGRLPRSARGRLARLRQRRAR
- the tsaB gene encoding tRNA (adenosine(37)-N6)-threonylcarbamoyltransferase complex dimerization subunit type 1 TsaB, with protein sequence MNVLGFDTTTDACSAAVWCGDGLAAHRFETLRRGHVERLVPMVTDAMAEAGLDFDALDLIAVTTGPGTFTGIRIGLAAARGFGLAASVPVAGMTSLEVLAAAQRSGDQDRGIIAAIDARRGQIYRQVFDVAMVPLEAPCVVAQDAALPWSGRWLAVGSGAFVYAGMADVEVREDSRLPDASVLVELAYRRFGVPGATMPTHYPAPLYLRAPDADLPETSDG
- a CDS encoding sulfurtransferase TusA family protein translates to MSDSVSSVSNDEKRSSEYYDVFLDITSDVCPMTFVKTKILIEKMAGGSIAEVRLNDGEPLENVPRSVREHGHEVLSLEPEEAGSRVHRLRIRKAPDPK